In Antarcticibacterium arcticum, the genomic stretch CGTGCCTCTATCTGCCCTTCAAACTCATTGGATTTTTGCATAAGCATTTCCTCCTCTTTTTGAGTTTCGGCAAGGATCGCATCCAATTCACCTTTTTTATGGGCAAGATGTTTTTCACGATCTGTTAACCTTTCCTGGGTTTGGGCAATGATCTCTTTCTTTTGCTCGATCTGGGCCCGGTATTCCTTTATGTGCTTCTCAGCAAGTTCAATTTCCAGTTCCTGGAATTCAACTTCTTTGCTTAAAGCATTAAATTCACGATTGTTCCGAACATTCTTCTGTTGTTCAGAATATTTTTTTATTGCTGCTTTAGAATCATCAATAAGGATCTTTTTGCTCTTAATGTCGTTATCGCTTACTTCAAGCTCAGCTTCTAATTTTTTAACACGTGTGTTTAATCCGGCTACTTCATCTTCTAAGTCTTCTACCTCCAACGGAAGTTCACCTCGTACATTTCTAATTTCATCGATCCTGGAATCAATTAGTTGAAGATCGTACAACGCTCTTAACTTCTCTTCTACAGTAACATCGGTTTTTTTTGCCATAGTTAATAATACTTGATAGGATTGGTTTTTGTATTCGCTAAAATAAGTGCAAAATTACTAATTTTTTTACTAAGATACGAATGTATTAAATCTTTTGTGTATTGTTCACTTTCATAATGCCCAATGTCTGCCAATACCAGCTTTCCCTCGGCTTTGTAAAAGTCGTGGTACTTGAGATCTGCTGTTATAAAGAAATCAACTCCGGCTTTTTTGGCATTATCTATTGCGAAGCTGCCGCTGCCCCCTAATACTGCAACTTTTTTTACTGTTTTTTCCCTAAGGGCCGAATGTCTAATGCAACCTGTATTAAAGGTGTTCTTTAGCAGGGCCAGAAATTCGATTTCCTGCATAGCATTCTCAAGTTCCCCGCTCATTCCCATTCCTTGATTTTGATGTGCATTGTTCAAAGTGGTAATCTCATATGCAACTTCTTCATAAGGGTGTTCTTTAAACAGGGTTTGAAGAATCCTTGTTTCCAGGTGAGAAGGGAACACCACACCAATTTGTGTCTCTTTTTCAAAATGGATCTCTCCCTTTGCTCCAATTGCCGGATTCGCATCTTCATTGGGTTTGAAACTTCCTTCCCCCTCGAGGTTAAAGCTGCAATTATCATAATTCCCTATGGCCCCGGCCCCTGCTTCAAATAATTTATTTCTAAGGTGCTTGGCATTCGCAGTTGGGACGTACGTAATAAGTTTATTTATCTTATTTTTTCCCGGTATAAGTACTTTTGTATTCTTTAACCGGAGTTTATCACATATCATTTTATTTACCCCCAAATGGTGGTTGTCCAGTGCAGTATGTATGGCGTAAATAGCGATATTGTTGCGAATGGCCTTTATCACTGCCCGTTCTACATAATCCCTTCCCGTGATCTTTTTTAATCCTGAAAATATGATTGGATGAAAACTTACAATCAAATTGCAATTTTTTGAAATTGCTTCCTCCACAACTTCCTCCAATGTGTCAAGGGTTATAAGGATACCAGTTAATTTGGTTTTGGG encodes the following:
- a CDS encoding Nif3-like dinuclear metal center hexameric protein; amino-acid sequence: MLIAEVIDHLEDLAPVATAEDFDNVGLLVGDPKTKLTGILITLDTLEEVVEEAISKNCNLIVSFHPIIFSGLKKITGRDYVERAVIKAIRNNIAIYAIHTALDNHHLGVNKMICDKLRLKNTKVLIPGKNKINKLITYVPTANAKHLRNKLFEAGAGAIGNYDNCSFNLEGEGSFKPNEDANPAIGAKGEIHFEKETQIGVVFPSHLETRILQTLFKEHPYEEVAYEITTLNNAHQNQGMGMSGELENAMQEIEFLALLKNTFNTGCIRHSALREKTVKKVAVLGGSGSFAIDNAKKAGVDFFITADLKYHDFYKAEGKLVLADIGHYESEQYTKDLIHSYLSKKISNFALILANTKTNPIKYY
- a CDS encoding zinc ribbon domain-containing protein, with protein sequence MAKKTDVTVEEKLRALYDLQLIDSRIDEIRNVRGELPLEVEDLEDEVAGLNTRVKKLEAELEVSDNDIKSKKILIDDSKAAIKKYSEQQKNVRNNREFNALSKEVEFQELEIELAEKHIKEYRAQIEQKKEIIAQTQERLTDREKHLAHKKGELDAILAETQKEEEMLMQKSNEFEGQIEARLISAYKRIRNNVKNGLAVVPVERGASGGSYFTIPPQVIVEISGRRKIITDEHSGRILVDEDLAKEEQEKMSSFFSKI